One genomic segment of Clostridium estertheticum subsp. estertheticum includes these proteins:
- a CDS encoding ATP synthase subunit I — translation MNSDFRNMFKKIAIYDFFISLIFITIIYFTAKSYALFFLLGIIIALMNLYVNGITVEYSLESKNLKGKGMIVVGSFIRVLLVSIIGFAISRHNMFNIIAYIFGYSVQFISLVYYGINNKNSERK, via the coding sequence GTGAATAGTGATTTTAGGAACATGTTTAAAAAAATTGCTATATATGATTTCTTTATTTCTTTAATTTTTATTACAATAATTTATTTTACGGCTAAATCATATGCATTATTTTTTTTATTAGGGATAATAATAGCACTAATGAATCTTTATGTTAATGGTATTACAGTAGAGTATTCTCTTGAGAGTAAAAATTTAAAAGGTAAAGGCATGATTGTAGTAGGATCTTTTATAAGAGTTTTATTAGTGAGTATTATTGGGTTTGCTATTAGCAGACACAATATGTTCAATATAATTGCATATATCTTCGGATATAGTGTGCAGTTCATATCTTTAGTGTATTACGGAATTAACAACAAGAATAGTGAAAGGAAGTGA
- a CDS encoding F0F1 ATP synthase subunit A: MDKIPPLFHIKFFGYSIGIAGSIFVQWCMIAIIAILCVIFTRNLKVIPDKKQNIIEMIMDFINNLVKDNMGEEYMGFVPYVATIVVFLSIANISGMVGITPATSDYSVSLALALITFFVVQWFAIKKIGIGHYFKGYAEPYAFILPINLMERVMLPVSLSFRLFGNITAGVVIIELAYKGLAGLSGFAQFLIPIPLHFYFDLFDGLIQMVIFVMLTMINIKVTAEH, encoded by the coding sequence ATGGATAAAATACCGCCGTTATTTCATATTAAATTCTTTGGGTACAGTATTGGGATTGCAGGAAGCATATTTGTTCAGTGGTGCATGATAGCCATAATAGCTATATTATGTGTAATCTTTACAAGAAACTTGAAAGTAATCCCCGATAAGAAGCAGAATATAATAGAAATGATTATGGACTTTATTAACAATCTTGTCAAAGACAATATGGGAGAAGAATATATGGGGTTTGTACCTTATGTAGCAACAATAGTTGTCTTCCTTAGTATTGCAAATATCTCAGGAATGGTAGGGATTACACCTGCAACATCAGATTATAGTGTGTCATTGGCATTAGCATTAATAACATTCTTTGTTGTTCAATGGTTTGCTATAAAGAAGATAGGTATAGGGCACTATTTTAAAGGGTATGCTGAACCATATGCGTTTATATTACCTATCAATCTAATGGAAAGAGTTATGCTTCCAGTATCATTAAGTTTTCGATTATTTGGAAATATAACTGCAGGAGTTGTAATAATAGAACTGGCATATAAAGGCTTAGCTGGTTTGAGTGGATTTGCCCAATTTTTAATACCTATACCGTTGCATTTTTATTTTGATTTGTTTGATGGACTTATTCAAATGGTTATTTTCGTTATGTTAACTATGATTAACATAAAAGTAACAGCAGAGCATTAA
- the atpE gene encoding ATP synthase F0 subunit C has translation MAIDSATIITGASAIGAGLAAIGCIGGGIGTGNAAAKAVEGVARQPEARGSIISTLVIGAAFSEATAIYAFLIALILAFK, from the coding sequence ATGGCTATAGATTCAGCAACAATAATCACAGGAGCATCTGCAATAGGCGCAGGTCTTGCAGCAATAGGATGTATTGGCGGAGGAATAGGAACAGGTAATGCTGCAGCTAAAGCTGTAGAGGGAGTAGCAAGACAACCAGAAGCTAGAGGATCTATAATTAGTACATTAGTAATAGGTGCAGCATTCTCAGAAGCTACAGCTATTTATGCATTCTTAATAGCACTAATTTTAGCATTTAAGTAA
- a CDS encoding F0F1 ATP synthase subunit B → MNLTIDLNRIIFTIINFIVLLFVLKHFFSKPVNKIMDDRKNGINTSIKNAKDNEQKAENSRIEKDKLLHDSKTKGREIVEEYKVKAQNISQEIIDDAKKESVTLMDRSRVEIEREKEKAASEIQKQVIDLSLILSERALEKHIDEKEHRKLIEDFIVKVGS, encoded by the coding sequence ATGAATTTAACCATAGATTTGAATAGAATTATATTCACTATAATAAATTTTATTGTATTGTTATTTGTCTTAAAGCACTTTTTTAGTAAGCCAGTAAATAAGATAATGGATGATAGAAAAAATGGAATAAATACATCTATTAAAAATGCTAAAGATAATGAACAAAAAGCAGAAAATTCAAGAATAGAAAAAGATAAATTATTACATGATTCAAAGACAAAAGGAAGAGAAATAGTAGAGGAGTATAAAGTGAAAGCTCAAAACATTTCTCAGGAAATCATTGATGATGCGAAAAAAGAGTCAGTTACACTAATGGATAGATCAAGAGTCGAAATAGAAAGAGAAAAAGAAAAAGCAGCAAGTGAAATTCAAAAACAAGTTATAGATTTATCTTTAATATTATCTGAAAGAGCTCTTGAAAAACATATTGATGAAAAAGAGCATAGAAAATTAATAGAAGATTTTATTGTTAAGGTAGGTAGCTAA